From a single Entelurus aequoreus isolate RoL-2023_Sb linkage group LG12, RoL_Eaeq_v1.1, whole genome shotgun sequence genomic region:
- the LOC133661259 gene encoding glycoprotein hormone beta-5-like: MHLALVLLVLLLLGQGLAGSPTAVTTSMAALHSFRGCAVREFSFVAQKPGCRGLRVTTEACWGRCHTWERPVPEPPYIHRHHRVCTYALTRYVSARLPGCHPGVSPLYHYPVAIHCHCAACTTLDTECESF; the protein is encoded by the exons ATGCATCTGGCTCTCGTCCTGCTCGTCCTGCTGCTGCTGGGTCAAGGTCTCGCCGGGTCGCCGACGGCCGTGACCACATCGATGGCTGCGCTCCACAGCTTCCGTGGCTGTGCGGTCCGCGAGTTCTCTTTTGTGGCCCAGAAGCCCGGCTGCAGGGGTCTGCGCGTCACCACAGAGGCCTGCTGGGGACGATGTCACACCTGGGAG AGGCCAGTGCCGGAGCCCCCCTACATTCACCGGCACCACCGAGTGTGCACGTACGCACTGACACGCTACGTTAGTGCGCGGCTGCCCGGCTGCCACCCCGGTGTCTCGCCTCTCTATCACTACCCGGTGGCCATACACTGTCACTGCGCTGCGTGCACCACTCTAGACACCGAGTGCGAGTCTTTCTGA
- the LOC133661260 gene encoding glycoprotein hormone alpha-2-like, which produces MWQSLYFLALPVMSLLLIFSPAGRSSEDLTLTPGCHLYPFNLTIRSDRRGTCRGTHLVHACVGYCESSAFPSRYSVLVASNFTHNVTSTSQCCTISREAKVKVRLECPGGRHHDELEILTAKACRCDMCRSSRH; this is translated from the exons ATGTGGCAGTCACTGTACTTTCTGGCGCTGCCAGTGATGTCACTACTGCTGATTTTCTCTCCTGCCGGGCGAAGCAGCGAGGACCTCACGCTCACCCCGGGGTGTCACCTCTATC CCTTCAACTTGACCATCCGCAGTGACCGTCGAGGAACATGCAGAGGAACCCACCTGGTGCACGCCTGCGTCGGTTACTGCGAGTCCAGCGCCTTCCCGTCCAGGTACTCGGTGCTGGTGGCCTCCAACTTCACCCACAACGTCACGTCCACGTCACAGTGCTGCACCATCAGCAGGGAGGCCAAG GTCAAAGTTCGCTTGGAGTGCCCGGGAGGACGTCACCACGATGAGCTGGAGATCCTGACAGCTAAGGCGTGTCGCTGCGACATGTGCCGCAGCTCACGACACTGA